Proteins from a genomic interval of Haloterrigena sp. KLK7:
- a CDS encoding OB-fold domain-containing protein yields the protein MRGLVAAGVYVPRFRLSADDLEAAWETSHAAGVERKAVPAADEDSLTMAVAAAQRALAGAAVDRSAIETVAVATTTPPLEEGDFVPRLVRALDLPAGVATMTVTHHTAAGAEALSRALDADGPAIVVAADCPEGEPADADHPFGAAGAAFVIDDDPVVPIDDVAWHSDETPGIRFRERGDRDVDSLGVTTYERDAVREAVTTAVSSLEIDAAEATGAAVHQRDGGFPYRISSDLSVSSEAVAAGTVADRIGDAGAATVPVGLLTALDGADVDELTVAAFFGGGSAAALTCKGSLSVRGIDDLESTETVDYSTYLRERGYIVDGEVAGGGANVSLPNWQQSLDHRYRLVAGACPNCGGVTFPPAGACQECHARVEFTEFEASRVGTVRAVTVIEQGGAPPEFADLQQRDGAYAVAIVALETEHGSVTLPAQLTDVNPQSVSVGDTVEAAIRRIYAQEGVPRYGVKFRPTDAGTD from the coding sequence ATGAGGGGGCTCGTCGCCGCCGGGGTCTACGTTCCTCGGTTCCGACTCTCGGCCGACGACCTCGAGGCCGCGTGGGAGACGAGTCACGCCGCGGGCGTCGAACGAAAGGCCGTTCCGGCCGCGGACGAGGACTCTCTGACGATGGCCGTCGCGGCGGCCCAACGGGCGCTCGCCGGCGCCGCCGTTGATCGCTCAGCGATCGAGACCGTTGCAGTCGCGACGACCACTCCGCCGCTCGAGGAGGGCGATTTCGTTCCGCGACTGGTTCGAGCGCTTGATCTCCCTGCAGGCGTGGCGACGATGACTGTGACCCACCACACCGCGGCCGGTGCGGAAGCGCTCTCGCGTGCGCTCGACGCTGACGGGCCCGCTATCGTCGTCGCCGCCGACTGTCCCGAAGGGGAACCGGCCGATGCGGACCATCCGTTCGGCGCCGCCGGGGCAGCGTTCGTGATCGACGACGACCCGGTCGTTCCAATTGACGACGTCGCGTGGCACAGCGACGAGACGCCGGGGATCCGGTTCCGCGAGCGCGGCGACCGCGACGTCGACTCCTTGGGAGTCACGACGTACGAACGGGACGCGGTTCGCGAGGCGGTAACGACGGCAGTGTCATCACTTGAGATCGACGCGGCCGAGGCGACCGGTGCGGCGGTGCACCAGCGTGACGGTGGCTTCCCCTATCGGATCTCGAGCGATCTCTCGGTCTCGTCCGAGGCCGTGGCTGCGGGGACCGTCGCCGACCGGATCGGCGATGCCGGCGCGGCGACGGTCCCGGTTGGACTACTCACGGCGCTGGACGGAGCCGACGTCGACGAACTGACCGTCGCCGCCTTCTTCGGCGGCGGTAGCGCGGCCGCACTCACCTGCAAGGGATCGCTTTCGGTTCGCGGAATCGACGACCTCGAGTCGACGGAGACGGTCGATTACTCGACGTACCTCCGCGAGCGCGGATACATCGTCGACGGCGAGGTCGCTGGCGGCGGTGCGAACGTGAGTTTGCCGAACTGGCAGCAGTCGCTCGATCACCGATACCGACTCGTCGCCGGCGCGTGTCCAAACTGCGGTGGCGTTACCTTCCCGCCCGCCGGTGCCTGTCAGGAGTGTCACGCTCGAGTCGAGTTCACGGAGTTCGAAGCGTCCCGGGTCGGGACGGTTCGCGCGGTGACCGTCATCGAACAGGGCGGTGCTCCGCCCGAATTCGCGGACCTCCAGCAACGCGATGGCGCGTACGCCGTCGCGATCGTGGCACTCGAGACCGAACACGGATCGGTTACGCTCCCCGCCCAGCTCACGGACGTCAATCCGCAGTCGGTGTCGGTCGGCGACACCGTCGAGGCCGCGATCCGTCGGATATACGCGCAGGAAGGCGTCCCACGGTACGGCGTCAAGTTCAGGCCAACCGACGCGGGTACCGACTGA
- a CDS encoding MarR family transcriptional regulator, with product MSTSKQQCAVPDDLESPQAKLVYLALRQTDAATASELQHRLDLSKLTLFPLLASLVANDYVQRTENGYSCK from the coding sequence ATGTCTACGAGTAAACAGCAGTGCGCAGTTCCAGACGATCTCGAATCGCCACAGGCCAAACTCGTCTATCTTGCCCTCCGGCAGACTGATGCAGCGACGGCGTCAGAACTCCAGCACCGACTGGACTTGTCCAAACTCACGCTGTTCCCGCTACTCGCGTCGCTCGTCGCAAACGACTACGTTCAACGGACGGAGAACGGATACTCCTGCAAATGA
- a CDS encoding 3-hydroxyacyl-CoA dehydrogenase family protein: MQVTVLGAGSMGHGIAQVSAMAGHNVVLRDIEEDLVEDGLEGIRENLQGGVDRNKLTENEMDETLARIEGMTDLEAAVADADLVVEAVPEEMDLKQEVFADVEAATDEETVIASNTSSLSVTEMASALEHPERAVGLHFFNPPHIMDLVEIVIAEQTDERTEAFAVDYVQGIEKADVVVRDTAGFATSRLGVALGLEAIRMVEQGVASPADIDEGMEIGYGHPMGPIELTDHVGLDVRLHIAEHLREELGERFKPPQSLRRKVRAGKLGKKSGEGYYVWEDGERVGTSGDWGESDE; encoded by the coding sequence ATGCAGGTCACAGTACTCGGAGCCGGAAGCATGGGCCACGGAATTGCACAAGTCTCGGCGATGGCGGGCCACAACGTGGTCCTGCGGGACATCGAAGAGGACCTCGTCGAAGACGGCCTTGAGGGAATTCGCGAGAACCTCCAAGGCGGCGTCGACCGAAACAAGCTCACTGAGAACGAGATGGATGAAACGTTAGCGCGCATCGAGGGGATGACCGACCTCGAGGCGGCTGTCGCGGACGCCGATCTGGTCGTCGAAGCGGTGCCCGAGGAGATGGACCTGAAACAGGAGGTCTTCGCGGACGTCGAGGCGGCGACCGACGAGGAGACCGTCATCGCCTCGAACACCTCCTCGCTTTCCGTGACGGAGATGGCCAGCGCCCTTGAGCACCCCGAGCGCGCGGTGGGACTGCACTTCTTTAACCCGCCCCACATCATGGACCTCGTCGAGATCGTGATCGCCGAGCAGACCGACGAGCGCACTGAGGCGTTCGCCGTCGATTACGTGCAGGGCATCGAGAAAGCGGACGTCGTCGTCCGCGACACGGCCGGCTTCGCGACCTCGCGGTTGGGCGTCGCACTCGGCCTCGAGGCGATCCGGATGGTCGAGCAGGGCGTCGCCAGCCCGGCCGATATCGACGAGGGGATGGAGATCGGCTACGGCCACCCGATGGGACCGATCGAACTGACCGACCACGTCGGATTGGACGTCCGCCTGCACATCGCCGAACACCTCCGCGAGGAGCTCGGCGAGCGATTCAAGCCGCCACAGTCCCTGCGCCGAAAGGTACGGGCGGGCAAGCTCGGTAAGAAGAGCGGCGAGGGCTACTACGTCTGGGAGGACGGCGAGCGCGTCGGCACGAGCGGCGACTGGGGTGAGAGCGATGAGTGA
- a CDS encoding enoyl-CoA hydratase-related protein yields the protein MSELSDEYDLLSVEIGERSDRVATVTIERPDARNALNGQVRSELKDAVTAADADDVVRVLVVTGGEESGAFVAGADVTEFRERGVVEQREASERPRIYETVDAASIPVIARINGHALGGGCELAMACDVRIAQSGAKIGQPEINLGIIPGGGGTQRLPRLVGEGQAMKLILSGELVDAEEARDIGLVDEVHDEDGLDERVDDLAGSMAAKSPIALEFAKNAIKASSRMGLEEGIEYEAELFAQLFATEDKDEGIEAFLEGRDPEFTGR from the coding sequence ATGAGTGAGCTCTCGGACGAGTACGACCTGCTCTCGGTCGAAATCGGTGAGCGCTCCGACCGCGTCGCAACGGTCACTATCGAGCGTCCCGACGCCCGCAACGCGCTCAACGGACAAGTCCGCTCTGAACTCAAAGACGCCGTCACCGCCGCCGACGCGGACGATGTCGTGCGCGTGCTCGTTGTCACGGGCGGCGAGGAATCCGGCGCATTCGTCGCCGGCGCGGACGTCACCGAGTTCCGGGAGCGTGGCGTGGTCGAGCAGCGCGAGGCCAGTGAGCGCCCGCGAATCTACGAAACCGTCGACGCCGCCTCTATCCCCGTCATTGCGCGGATCAACGGGCATGCACTCGGCGGCGGCTGCGAGCTCGCGATGGCGTGTGACGTCCGGATCGCCCAGTCCGGTGCGAAGATCGGCCAGCCCGAGATCAACCTGGGGATCATCCCGGGTGGCGGCGGAACCCAGCGACTTCCCCGTCTGGTCGGCGAGGGCCAGGCAATGAAGCTGATCCTCTCTGGGGAACTCGTCGACGCCGAGGAGGCCCGGGATATCGGTCTCGTCGACGAAGTCCACGACGAGGACGGACTCGACGAGCGCGTCGACGATCTTGCCGGTTCGATGGCTGCGAAGAGTCCCATCGCCCTCGAATTCGCCAAGAACGCCATCAAGGCCAGTTCCCGGATGGGACTCGAGGAAGGCATTGAGTACGAGGCTGAATTGTTCGCCCAGCTGTTCGCCACGGAAGATAAAGACGAAGGGATCGAGGCCTTCCTCGAGGGTCGCGATCCCGAGTTCACCGGACGGTAG
- a CDS encoding GNAT family N-acetyltransferase: protein MSANTGTTGAACTAWDNSECQGTPYCPPRCPRFEGKDDTLFLTRPYESDDQDALVSMYADLDQYSRSMGLPPATVPKIEDWLERLHSNGWSLIALDGDRVIGHVAVVPADSSEPEFLIFVHQAYQNHGIGTELIKQLVAYADDRDHSGLTLEVSKGNKRAITVYENVGFDVTKRKLSELEMELDLEHSLVRRLRRPPADRV, encoded by the coding sequence ATGAGCGCGAATACCGGTACGACGGGCGCCGCCTGTACCGCCTGGGACAACTCGGAGTGCCAGGGAACGCCCTACTGCCCGCCGCGGTGTCCGCGGTTCGAGGGAAAAGATGACACGCTATTTCTGACTCGGCCATACGAGTCCGACGATCAGGACGCGCTCGTCTCGATGTACGCCGATCTCGATCAGTACAGCCGGTCGATGGGGCTGCCACCAGCGACAGTACCGAAAATCGAAGACTGGCTCGAGCGATTACACTCGAACGGGTGGAGCCTGATCGCGCTCGACGGAGATCGGGTGATCGGTCACGTCGCGGTCGTCCCCGCGGACTCGAGCGAGCCGGAGTTCCTGATCTTCGTCCATCAGGCGTACCAGAATCACGGTATCGGGACCGAGCTGATCAAGCAACTCGTCGCCTATGCCGACGACAGGGACCACAGCGGACTCACGCTGGAGGTTTCGAAGGGCAACAAACGTGCCATCACGGTGTACGAGAACGTCGGCTTCGACGTCACGAAACGGAAGCTCTCTGAACTCGAAATGGAACTCGATCTCGAGCACTCGCTCGTCCGGCGGCTCCGGCGACCGCCTGCGGATCGGGTCTGA
- a CDS encoding universal stress protein: MFEILVPIDTDESRVERQIRTILEFPIKTDTVSVTVLHVFSDNPAGASISQLQTARSAEERLEAAGIDVRLDERSGDPAPEILAYADEIDADLVCLAGRKRSPTGKALFGSVTQDVILSTDRSVLIAGSSETSRS, from the coding sequence ATGTTCGAGATACTGGTTCCCATCGATACCGACGAGAGCCGTGTCGAGCGGCAGATTCGAACGATCCTGGAGTTCCCGATCAAGACCGATACCGTCTCCGTAACGGTGCTGCACGTCTTCTCGGACAATCCGGCCGGTGCATCGATTTCACAACTCCAGACGGCGCGATCCGCCGAAGAGCGACTCGAGGCCGCCGGGATCGACGTTCGTCTCGACGAACGAAGCGGCGATCCGGCGCCGGAGATTCTCGCCTACGCGGACGAAATAGACGCGGATCTGGTCTGTCTGGCCGGCCGAAAGCGATCGCCGACGGGGAAGGCCCTGTTCGGGAGCGTCACGCAGGACGTGATTTTGAGCACCGACCGGTCGGTCCTTATCGCCGGGAGCTCCGAAACGAGCCGTTCATAA
- a CDS encoding enoyl-CoA hydratase/isomerase family protein: MTFETLEVSVDDGIATVRIDNDPVNAIDQQMRHELADAVDILREERVRVGIITGRPDVFSVGADVGLFEEAQEWTTDEFRSNSRILGGAFDAIERMEKPVLAAIDGTCVGGGLELALACDVRIASPDATLGFPEHNIGLIPGLGGCSRFVHLVGPGTAKDLIFSGELVDGERGREIGLIERVADDPESAARAYADDLLEQPPQALGLAKRVVNAARDTDTQTAGVLESLAQSTLLETDDHREGIKAFREDRDPEFTGE; the protein is encoded by the coding sequence ATGACGTTCGAAACGCTCGAAGTCTCCGTTGACGACGGCATCGCGACCGTTCGAATCGATAACGATCCCGTCAACGCGATCGACCAGCAGATGCGCCACGAACTCGCCGACGCGGTCGATATCCTCCGGGAGGAGCGAGTTCGAGTCGGGATCATCACCGGACGCCCAGACGTGTTCTCGGTCGGGGCCGACGTCGGCCTCTTCGAGGAGGCCCAGGAGTGGACCACCGACGAGTTCCGTTCGAACTCGCGGATTCTGGGCGGCGCGTTCGATGCGATCGAACGCATGGAAAAGCCCGTACTGGCCGCCATCGACGGCACTTGCGTCGGCGGCGGCCTCGAACTCGCGTTAGCCTGTGACGTCCGGATTGCGAGTCCCGATGCGACGCTCGGCTTCCCCGAACACAACATCGGTCTCATACCCGGCCTAGGCGGGTGTTCCCGCTTCGTCCATCTCGTCGGTCCCGGGACGGCGAAGGATCTCATCTTCAGCGGCGAACTGGTCGACGGCGAACGCGGTCGCGAGATCGGGCTCATCGAGCGCGTCGCGGACGATCCGGAGTCCGCTGCTCGAGCGTACGCGGACGACCTCCTCGAGCAACCGCCGCAGGCGCTCGGACTCGCGAAGCGCGTCGTCAACGCCGCCCGCGATACCGACACCCAGACCGCGGGCGTCCTGGAGTCGCTCGCCCAGAGCACGCTCCTCGAGACCGACGATCACCGGGAGGGAATCAAGGCGTTCCGCGAGGACCGCGATCCGGAGTTTACCGGCGAGTAA
- a CDS encoding enoyl-CoA hydratase-related protein, with the protein MDVETDRIHDLVRVEFLTDESVARLVMEQGETPMNVFRPSKVEAMATAVESLADDIDSLVLYGEPVFSAGADLSSVKRMPQEMRPAKIDTIAAASNRFIRSIRQFPAPVISAVTGVAAGGGLGFALASDLIYVHAEAVFDTAYARIGLTPDNATPFFLVRTVGPYRARELLFDPEPISAAEIVDLGLANDRYDVPESEFIETVTRDAIRYANGPTETYAQTKQLLDTAFEGRLDDHLEEERSTIKRMSDSDTFDEGISAFFEKRQPNWE; encoded by the coding sequence GTGGACGTAGAGACCGACCGAATTCACGATCTGGTTCGCGTCGAATTCCTCACCGACGAGTCCGTCGCCCGACTGGTAATGGAACAGGGGGAGACTCCGATGAACGTCTTTCGCCCGTCGAAGGTCGAGGCGATGGCCACTGCGGTCGAGTCGCTCGCGGACGATATCGATTCGCTCGTCCTGTACGGCGAACCGGTGTTCTCCGCTGGCGCGGACCTCAGTTCGGTCAAGCGGATGCCACAGGAGATGCGCCCGGCGAAGATCGACACTATCGCAGCCGCGTCGAACCGGTTCATCCGCTCGATCAGGCAGTTCCCGGCACCGGTCATTTCGGCCGTCACTGGTGTCGCAGCGGGCGGCGGGCTCGGATTCGCACTCGCATCCGACCTGATCTACGTTCACGCTGAGGCCGTATTCGACACGGCGTACGCCCGTATCGGACTCACGCCGGATAACGCGACGCCGTTTTTCCTCGTTCGGACGGTCGGTCCGTACCGGGCCAGGGAATTACTGTTCGATCCCGAACCGATCTCTGCGGCAGAGATCGTCGATCTCGGGCTCGCAAACGATCGATACGATGTCCCGGAGTCGGAGTTCATCGAGACCGTGACCCGAGACGCCATACGATATGCGAACGGACCGACCGAAACGTACGCGCAGACGAAGCAACTCCTCGATACCGCCTTCGAGGGACGACTCGACGACCACCTTGAGGAGGAACGGTCGACGATCAAGCGAATGAGCGACTCCGATACGTTCGACGAGGGCATTTCGGCGTTTTTCGAGAAGCGCCAACCGAACTGGGAGTAG
- a CDS encoding ABC transporter ATP-binding protein, with amino-acid sequence MTDRLLGIDSIDTRYGESHILFDLSLAVDRGEIVALVGRNGAGKTTTLRSIMGLTPPTNGTITKDGDRIDGLDPHEIRKQGISWIPEERRVFGSLTVAENLRLAAHSGDGDQADRFEEIYAEFPRLDERRAQKAGTMSGGEQQMLAIARALLGPETDLLLLDEPSEGLAPQIVDDVAEIIRELNERGVTVLLVEQNAEMALELADRAYVLETGEIVHESTAAELLDDRETMEGYLGVK; translated from the coding sequence GTGACTGATCGGCTGCTTGGAATAGATTCGATCGACACCCGTTACGGGGAGAGTCACATCCTCTTCGACCTCTCGCTCGCTGTGGACCGCGGCGAGATCGTCGCCCTCGTCGGCCGAAACGGCGCGGGGAAGACGACGACGCTCCGAAGCATCATGGGACTAACCCCACCCACGAACGGGACGATCACGAAGGACGGCGATCGGATCGACGGACTCGATCCGCACGAGATCCGGAAACAGGGCATTTCGTGGATTCCCGAGGAACGGCGCGTGTTCGGGAGCCTGACCGTCGCGGAGAACCTACGACTGGCGGCTCACAGCGGTGACGGCGATCAGGCTGACCGGTTCGAAGAGATTTACGCGGAGTTTCCTCGACTCGACGAGCGACGGGCCCAGAAAGCGGGGACAATGAGCGGCGGCGAACAGCAGATGCTCGCGATCGCTCGAGCGCTCCTGGGTCCCGAGACGGACCTACTCCTGCTTGACGAACCGAGCGAGGGACTGGCACCACAGATCGTCGACGACGTCGCCGAGATCATCCGCGAATTGAACGAGCGCGGAGTCACCGTCCTTCTCGTCGAGCAAAACGCCGAGATGGCTCTCGAGTTAGCGGATCGCGCGTACGTCCTCGAGACTGGCGAAATCGTCCACGAATCGACCGCCGCAGAACTGCTTGACGACCGCGAAACGATGGAGGGATATCTCGGCGTTAAATGA
- a CDS encoding ABC transporter ATP-binding protein, with product MSENVDELETTVEDQPDPSNDVILRTEDLTKKFGPLTAIDSISLDILTDGITSIIGPNGAGKTTLFNTLTGKHAPTEGRIEFRGESIGGKPPHEIAGHGIVRSFQITNFFSELTAIENVRLAAQARYSGFGPSDFLSHHTALEEPIADAKRILERVHLDDVVYEPASSLSYGQRRHLEIAIALASEPELLLMDEPTAGMSPEETREVVELIEDIATDMTIVIIEHDMDIVMGISDRIAVLNEGSLLTQGTPAEIQRDERVQRAYLGGGGRD from the coding sequence ATGAGTGAAAACGTCGACGAACTCGAGACAACCGTCGAAGACCAGCCCGATCCGTCGAACGACGTGATCCTTCGAACCGAGGATCTCACCAAGAAGTTCGGTCCGCTCACCGCGATCGATAGCATCTCGCTCGATATCCTCACCGACGGGATCACATCGATCATCGGCCCAAACGGGGCGGGGAAAACGACCCTGTTCAACACGCTCACTGGAAAGCACGCGCCGACCGAAGGCCGGATCGAGTTTCGCGGCGAGTCGATCGGGGGAAAGCCGCCCCACGAAATCGCCGGCCACGGAATCGTCCGGTCGTTCCAGATCACGAACTTCTTCTCGGAGCTCACTGCGATCGAGAACGTCCGCCTCGCGGCCCAGGCACGGTATTCCGGCTTCGGACCATCGGACTTCCTCAGCCACCACACGGCGCTCGAGGAGCCGATCGCCGACGCGAAGCGCATTCTCGAACGTGTACACCTCGACGATGTCGTGTACGAGCCCGCCTCGAGCCTCTCGTACGGCCAGCGTCGCCACCTCGAGATCGCGATCGCGCTCGCCTCGGAGCCCGAGTTGCTGTTGATGGACGAGCCGACGGCCGGAATGAGTCCCGAGGAGACGCGGGAGGTGGTCGAACTGATCGAAGACATCGCAACGGACATGACGATCGTTATCATTGAACACGACATGGATATTGTAATGGGAATCTCCGATCGGATCGCGGTGTTGAATGAGGGATCGCTACTCACGCAGGGAACGCCGGCGGAGATCCAGCGGGACGAACGCGTTCAGCGGGCATACTTAGGAGGTGGTGGTCGTGACTGA
- a CDS encoding branched-chain amino acid ABC transporter permease gives MSALDYLRQRNTPRTGNQILSRSGRLALLVGIAVLAALGPVVQSVQPFWLNLLVRMLTFALLALSLDFVFGYAGLLSFGHAAMYGAGGYAAALLVTEVTASALVVLPLAVVTGVIVATIIGWLSVRARGIYFAMLTLAFAQMLYVVAFTDLPATIAGMETVTGGDNGLYGIQLYELFGIDFRERLNYYYLTLGIVALSLAGIVRLANSPFGRVLQGIRENEERTEFIGYDVQRYKVIAFAISGGFASLAGALYVPFQSVANPQLLHWTVSGELVVMVLLGGMGTFWGPMLGAGLVVFLEDRLGSVASWEVILGSLFVAVVIFAPRGLAGSIIALRNNPRAAIGNAKRALENYVRKVRG, from the coding sequence ATGTCCGCACTCGATTACCTCCGACAGCGGAATACGCCGCGAACTGGAAACCAGATCCTCTCGAGATCGGGACGGCTCGCGTTGCTGGTGGGGATCGCCGTCCTCGCCGCGCTGGGGCCAGTCGTCCAGTCCGTCCAGCCGTTCTGGCTGAATCTCCTGGTTCGGATGTTGACCTTCGCTCTCCTGGCGCTGAGCCTCGACTTCGTTTTCGGCTACGCGGGACTGCTGTCATTCGGCCACGCCGCGATGTACGGTGCCGGCGGGTACGCTGCGGCGCTGTTGGTCACGGAGGTGACCGCGAGTGCACTGGTCGTCCTACCGCTCGCAGTCGTCACCGGCGTCATCGTGGCCACGATAATCGGCTGGCTCAGCGTGCGGGCCCGCGGAATCTACTTCGCTATGCTGACGCTGGCGTTCGCACAGATGCTCTACGTCGTCGCGTTCACGGACCTACCGGCAACGATCGCCGGAATGGAGACGGTGACCGGCGGCGATAACGGTCTCTACGGCATTCAGCTGTACGAGCTGTTCGGGATCGACTTTCGGGAGCGGCTCAACTACTACTACCTGACCCTCGGGATCGTGGCGCTGTCGCTGGCCGGGATAGTCCGGCTCGCCAACTCCCCGTTCGGCCGCGTCCTGCAGGGCATTCGCGAGAACGAAGAACGAACGGAATTCATCGGCTACGACGTCCAGCGCTACAAGGTCATCGCGTTCGCGATCAGCGGCGGCTTCGCCAGTCTCGCCGGCGCGCTCTACGTGCCGTTCCAGAGCGTCGCTAACCCCCAACTGCTCCACTGGACGGTCAGCGGGGAACTCGTCGTGATGGTCCTACTCGGCGGCATGGGCACGTTCTGGGGCCCGATGCTCGGGGCCGGACTCGTCGTCTTTCTCGAGGATCGTCTCGGCAGCGTCGCGAGCTGGGAAGTTATCCTCGGCAGCCTGTTCGTCGCGGTCGTCATCTTCGCCCCGCGCGGACTCGCCGGGTCGATTATCGCGCTCCGAAACAATCCTCGTGCCGCCATCGGAAACGCGAAGCGAGCGCTCGAAAACTACGTGCGGAAGGTGAGAGGATAA
- a CDS encoding branched-chain amino acid ABC transporter permease: MVETFLRATLLGVQLGMTLALIAAGLTLIFGMLDVINFAHGALYMLGAYFGAVIAVNLGSFWLALVLAPLLVGLIGAAIEVLSLRPLYGRNPLYHILLTFGFAIMIQGAIVQIWGGQARRIAQPDLLTGTLSIGSLNYPIYRLFVLVVSTVLIAAVWLAIDRSNLGILMRASAHDTEMVDALGINVSKVFTSVFVFGAVLAGLAGVLLGASRSVNPGMGMGIIIEAFVIVVIGGLGSFRGAVYAGLLIGLVTAYGALIAPTLTDLFLFGLMAVVLMIKPNGLFGTTEAA, from the coding sequence ATGGTCGAGACGTTCCTTCGAGCCACGCTACTGGGCGTTCAGTTGGGTATGACGCTCGCGCTGATCGCCGCCGGCCTGACGCTGATCTTCGGCATGCTGGACGTTATCAACTTCGCACACGGCGCGCTCTACATGCTTGGCGCGTATTTCGGAGCCGTAATCGCGGTCAACCTGGGGAGCTTCTGGCTCGCACTGGTGCTCGCACCGCTGCTCGTTGGTCTCATCGGGGCCGCGATCGAAGTGCTGTCGCTTCGTCCCCTCTACGGTCGCAATCCCCTGTATCACATCCTGCTCACGTTCGGGTTCGCGATCATGATACAGGGTGCGATCGTACAGATCTGGGGCGGACAGGCCCGTCGGATCGCCCAACCGGACCTGCTCACCGGAACGCTGTCGATCGGATCGCTCAACTACCCGATCTATCGCCTGTTCGTCCTCGTAGTGAGCACGGTCCTGATCGCAGCCGTATGGCTCGCGATCGATCGGAGCAACCTCGGGATCCTCATGCGAGCGAGCGCCCACGATACGGAGATGGTAGACGCACTCGGAATCAACGTCTCGAAGGTGTTCACTAGCGTCTTCGTGTTCGGTGCGGTGCTGGCCGGTCTCGCCGGCGTCCTGCTCGGTGCGTCGCGCTCGGTCAACCCCGGAATGGGGATGGGGATCATCATCGAGGCGTTCGTGATCGTCGTGATCGGCGGACTAGGGAGTTTCCGCGGCGCTGTCTATGCTGGGCTCCTCATTGGACTGGTCACCGCCTACGGGGCGTTGATCGCGCCGACGCTGACGGATTTGTTCCTCTTCGGGCTGATGGCAGTGGTACTGATGATCAAACCCAACGGACTGTTCGGCACGACGGAGGCGGCATAA